Proteins from a genomic interval of Luteibacter pinisoli:
- a CDS encoding TylF/MycF/NovP-related O-methyltransferase gives MDDVAVPALARCASVAPIEYVYQFNPPQLVFLCQLLADVQSVTGNLVEVGCAHGHSTLFFNRYLDGIRFMRKKYFAIDTFAGFVAEDIQYEVARRHKTAEMYDAFQDNSLDAFEASMRKHAVSRVEAIQCDVNAYDLESLGPLCFALLDVDLYRPIKKALPELYAALSPGGVIVVDDCNPMNFYWDGAYQAYREFMQSQGMTPKVVHGKLGLITKA, from the coding sequence ATGGATGATGTCGCGGTTCCGGCTCTTGCCCGCTGTGCCAGCGTGGCGCCGATCGAGTACGTATATCAGTTCAATCCCCCGCAGCTTGTTTTCCTCTGCCAATTGCTGGCAGACGTACAAAGCGTCACCGGGAACCTCGTTGAGGTAGGTTGCGCACACGGGCATTCCACCCTGTTCTTCAACCGCTACCTAGATGGCATCCGTTTCATGCGGAAGAAATATTTCGCCATCGATACCTTTGCAGGTTTCGTTGCGGAAGATATCCAGTACGAGGTGGCGCGCAGGCACAAGACCGCAGAGATGTACGATGCGTTCCAAGACAATAGCCTGGATGCCTTTGAGGCATCGATGCGAAAGCACGCTGTGTCGCGTGTCGAGGCAATCCAGTGCGACGTCAACGCGTACGATCTCGAATCGCTCGGCCCGCTGTGTTTTGCCCTCTTGGACGTCGACCTCTACCGTCCCATAAAGAAGGCGTTGCCTGAACTCTATGCTGCGCTGTCCCCAGGAGGCGTCATCGTCGTCGATGACTGCAATCCGATGAATTTTTACTGGGACGGAGCATACCAAGCGTACCGCGAGTTCATGCAGTCGCAGGGTATGACGCCAAAGGTCGTCCACGGCAAGTTGGGGCTAATTACTAAGGCTTGA
- the secD gene encoding protein translocase subunit SecD, whose product MSDFPRWKYALVLIVLLVGIVYALPNVFPPQPAVQISGNRGAAVDATLKSKVDTLLATAKVPASSIDVNEKDGRLLARFGNIDQQAKASDALRTGLGDDYTVALNLASTVPSWLRSLNANSMPLGLDLQGGVHFLMEVDQNAVIDTQETRYTDDIRALLHDKGVQYDAVSRNARGQGVNVVARTEADRQKAAALIGADYPDLVVNDGESSGNRFVLNAVVKPAKLRDLAQGTITQNVTTLRQRVNQLGVSEPLIQQQGANQIIVELAGVQDTAEAKKIIGATATLQYRAGLYTSQQAMDAARSGSVPPDAKLYFDQDHIPRLLSKKVIASGDELVTAVSGRDTQNGTPNVLVTLNSAGARKMQEFSSDNIGKPMAVLYITRTLESKVVDGKEIKTPKISEEVISYATIQGPLGKQFQTNGLRSDAEASELALLLRGGSLAAPVDIVGESVIGPSLGADNIDKGFKAVMLGLGLVLVAAAIYYKLFGIVADIALFLNLVLLVAVMSAIGVTLTMPGIAGIVLTLGMAIDANVLICERIREELRNGSSPLASIRTGYDKAWATILDANVTHLLAALGLMTMGSGPIKGFGVTLFIGILTSMFTSVTVTHAITALIHGGRKLKTLSV is encoded by the coding sequence ATGAGTGATTTTCCACGCTGGAAGTACGCGCTGGTCTTGATCGTGTTGCTCGTCGGCATCGTCTACGCGCTGCCGAACGTCTTCCCGCCCCAGCCGGCGGTGCAGATTTCGGGCAACCGTGGCGCGGCGGTTGACGCGACCCTGAAGAGCAAGGTCGACACCCTGCTGGCCACCGCGAAGGTGCCGGCATCGTCTATCGATGTGAATGAAAAGGATGGCCGCCTGTTGGCGCGCTTCGGCAATATCGATCAGCAGGCCAAGGCATCCGATGCCCTGCGCACGGGCCTGGGCGACGACTACACGGTGGCGCTGAACCTCGCTTCCACCGTGCCGTCGTGGCTGCGTTCGCTCAACGCTAACTCGATGCCGCTGGGCCTCGATCTGCAGGGCGGCGTGCACTTCCTTATGGAAGTGGACCAAAACGCAGTTATCGATACGCAGGAGACTCGCTACACGGACGATATCCGCGCCCTGCTCCATGACAAGGGCGTTCAGTACGATGCCGTCTCGCGTAACGCGCGCGGTCAGGGCGTGAACGTGGTGGCGCGTACCGAGGCCGATCGCCAGAAGGCGGCTGCGCTGATTGGTGCCGACTACCCGGATCTCGTCGTCAACGATGGCGAATCCAGCGGTAATCGTTTCGTGCTGAATGCCGTGGTCAAGCCTGCAAAACTGCGCGATCTAGCGCAGGGGACCATTACCCAGAACGTCACGACGCTGCGCCAGCGCGTGAACCAGTTGGGTGTGTCCGAGCCGCTGATCCAGCAGCAGGGTGCCAACCAGATCATCGTCGAACTCGCCGGCGTGCAGGATACTGCCGAGGCCAAGAAGATCATCGGTGCCACCGCTACGCTGCAGTACCGTGCGGGCTTGTATACCTCGCAGCAGGCGATGGATGCAGCCCGTTCGGGCAGCGTTCCGCCTGATGCCAAGCTGTATTTTGACCAGGACCATATTCCTCGGTTGCTCAGCAAGAAGGTCATCGCAAGTGGCGACGAGTTGGTCACTGCCGTCTCCGGGCGTGATACCCAGAATGGCACGCCAAATGTCCTGGTCACATTGAATTCCGCAGGCGCTCGCAAGATGCAGGAATTCAGCTCGGACAACATCGGAAAGCCGATGGCGGTGCTTTATATCACCCGCACGCTGGAATCGAAGGTTGTTGACGGAAAAGAAATAAAGACGCCCAAGATTAGCGAAGAGGTGATCAGTTACGCGACGATTCAAGGGCCTCTTGGCAAGCAGTTCCAGACCAATGGTCTTCGTTCGGATGCAGAAGCCTCCGAATTGGCGCTGCTCCTGCGAGGCGGCTCACTGGCCGCTCCGGTCGATATCGTCGGTGAAAGCGTCATTGGCCCGAGCCTCGGCGCGGACAACATCGACAAGGGCTTCAAGGCTGTGATGCTGGGCCTGGGTCTTGTGCTCGTCGCGGCCGCCATCTACTACAAACTGTTCGGCATCGTCGCCGACATCGCCCTGTTCCTCAACCTGGTGCTGCTCGTGGCCGTTATGTCGGCTATCGGCGTCACCCTCACCATGCCGGGTATCGCCGGTATCGTGCTGACGTTGGGTATGGCGATCGATGCGAACGTGCTGATCTGCGAACGCATCCGAGAGGAGCTGCGCAACGGCTCGTCGCCGCTGGCGTCCATCCGCACCGGTTACGACAAGGCGTGGGCGACCATTCTTGATGCGAACGTGACCCACCTGCTTGCCGCGCTGGGTCTGATGACCATGGGTTCGGGTCCGATCAAGGGCTTCGGCGTCACCCTGTTTATCGGTATCCTCACCTCGATGTTCACCTCGGTGACCGTCACCCATGCCATCACGGCGCTGATCCACGGCGGCCGCAAGCTCAAGACCCTGTCGGTCTGA
- a CDS encoding flagellar biosynthesis protein, with the protein MTQSLPNPRRSVTLRLATPSSNGNTQRIDADGVKALLERAQALGLAPQLDPQIATLLAAVRLREDVPKELYAALAAVVGTLLNATHD; encoded by the coding sequence ATGACCCAGTCCCTTCCGAATCCCCGGCGCAGCGTGACGCTGCGACTGGCCACGCCCAGCAGCAACGGCAACACCCAGCGCATCGACGCCGACGGTGTGAAAGCCTTGCTCGAGCGCGCGCAGGCCCTCGGCCTTGCGCCGCAGCTGGATCCGCAGATCGCCACGCTGCTGGCGGCGGTTCGCCTGCGCGAGGATGTGCCGAAGGAGTTGTATGCGGCGCTGGCGGCGGTGGTGGGGACGTTGCTTAACGCTACGCACGATTAG
- a CDS encoding flagellar hook-length control protein FliK: MIIQPTSLAAQLWAGAAAGTTVTAAATQTWAVGQLLSARLLGQMDTGKILLDIGGMPVEADATGTSLPQQFQVRVMTQGPQPQLEVMLGNQTEQVAMQGLRERLPQQNGYSQLLSVLSALARRPVARVLPEPLRTALATLEASISKPEDVSTPDGMKQAIAKSGAFLEAQLAEPHHETPATDDFKAALLNLRRALTDIPQTRQAMIQAPSRPFTDTPPPLAQRALVAQPRAEELLAEEADADGLVSHLRTDVRAAVARVEIGQLESQPQAGLWMVEIPLTGVRGYDVLQLRIEEGKPGPGEPEGMWTVGFAIDPPTLGAVQGEVQLRGMRVSVRLWAQYAETVGRLENEFNTLRRVLEKSNLQLDHFACMHGLPVPTSAYSSVLLEARA, from the coding sequence TTGATCATCCAGCCGACCAGCCTCGCCGCCCAGCTTTGGGCCGGTGCGGCCGCGGGTACCACGGTAACGGCCGCTGCCACCCAGACCTGGGCGGTGGGGCAGTTGCTGTCTGCCCGCCTGCTGGGCCAGATGGACACGGGGAAGATCCTCCTCGATATCGGCGGCATGCCGGTGGAAGCGGACGCCACGGGCACCTCCCTGCCCCAGCAGTTCCAGGTGCGGGTGATGACCCAGGGGCCGCAGCCCCAGCTGGAAGTGATGCTGGGCAACCAGACCGAACAAGTCGCCATGCAGGGCCTGCGCGAGCGCCTGCCCCAGCAGAACGGCTACTCGCAGCTTTTGAGCGTGCTTTCCGCGCTGGCCCGCCGGCCGGTGGCCCGGGTGTTGCCCGAGCCGCTGCGTACGGCCCTGGCCACGCTGGAAGCATCGATCAGCAAGCCGGAAGACGTGAGCACGCCGGACGGCATGAAGCAGGCGATCGCCAAGAGTGGCGCGTTCCTCGAAGCGCAGCTGGCCGAGCCGCACCACGAGACGCCGGCCACCGACGACTTCAAGGCGGCGCTGTTGAACCTGCGCCGCGCCCTCACCGACATTCCGCAGACGCGCCAGGCCATGATCCAGGCCCCGTCGCGTCCGTTTACCGACACCCCGCCCCCGCTCGCCCAGCGTGCCCTCGTGGCGCAGCCGCGCGCCGAGGAACTGCTCGCCGAAGAGGCCGACGCGGACGGCCTGGTATCGCATCTGCGCACCGATGTGCGCGCCGCCGTGGCCCGCGTTGAAATCGGCCAGCTGGAATCGCAGCCGCAGGCTGGCCTGTGGATGGTCGAGATTCCGCTGACCGGCGTGCGTGGCTACGACGTGCTCCAACTGCGCATCGAGGAAGGCAAGCCCGGTCCGGGCGAACCGGAAGGCATGTGGACCGTGGGCTTTGCCATCGATCCGCCGACGCTGGGCGCCGTGCAGGGCGAAGTGCAACTGCGTGGCATGCGTGTCTCGGTGCGCCTGTGGGCGCAGTACGCCGAAACCGTCGGGCGCCTGGAAAACGAATTCAATACGCTGCGCCGCGTGCTCGAGAAGAGCAACCTGCAGCTCGACCACTTCGCCTGCATGCATGGCTTGCCGGTACCGACCAGCGCTTACAGCTCGGTCCTTCTCGAAGCACGCGCATGA
- the secF gene encoding protein translocase subunit SecF translates to MEIFNHNANFNFLGLRKFSIGLAVLLMVASIALIVTKGFNYGQDFVGGVAVNVAYANPVDTNDVRQTLEKAGLEGPLVQAVGGTREVTVRMQPKDDVGAVGTKLTGDEAATKVSNDIMAALKAVRPDATMKSKSFVGPQVGEELRSDGIYAVIFVIVGIMGYLWIRFEKRFAIAALATEVHDVLVTLGIFALTQREFDLTVLASVLAVVGYSINDKVVVFDRVRELFRSSRNAAPEEVLNRSINSTLSRTIITSLFTGITMAALFFIGGPVVHGFAITMLIGILVGTLSSIFVASPILLWLGVSKQDLMPRSKEDPALERRP, encoded by the coding sequence ATGGAAATTTTCAACCACAACGCCAATTTCAACTTCCTCGGCCTGCGCAAGTTCTCGATCGGGCTGGCCGTCCTGCTGATGGTCGCCTCGATCGCGCTGATCGTGACCAAGGGCTTCAACTACGGACAGGATTTCGTGGGCGGCGTCGCCGTCAACGTGGCCTATGCCAACCCCGTCGATACCAACGACGTGCGCCAGACGCTTGAGAAGGCGGGCCTCGAAGGTCCGCTGGTGCAGGCGGTGGGCGGTACGCGCGAAGTCACGGTGCGCATGCAGCCCAAGGATGACGTGGGAGCCGTCGGTACCAAGCTGACGGGCGACGAAGCCGCCACCAAAGTGTCCAACGACATCATGGCGGCGCTCAAGGCCGTGCGCCCCGATGCCACCATGAAGAGCAAGTCCTTCGTCGGCCCGCAGGTCGGTGAAGAACTGCGCTCCGATGGTATCTACGCGGTGATTTTCGTCATCGTTGGTATCATGGGCTACCTGTGGATCCGCTTCGAGAAGCGCTTCGCCATTGCGGCGCTCGCCACCGAGGTGCACGACGTGCTGGTCACCCTGGGAATCTTCGCCCTGACCCAGCGCGAGTTCGACCTCACGGTGCTGGCCTCGGTGCTGGCGGTGGTCGGCTACTCCATCAACGATAAGGTGGTGGTGTTCGATCGCGTCCGCGAGCTTTTCCGCTCCAGCCGCAATGCTGCGCCGGAAGAAGTGCTAAACCGCTCGATCAATAGCACGCTGTCGCGAACCATCATCACCTCGCTGTTCACCGGCATCACGATGGCGGCCCTGTTCTTCATCGGCGGCCCGGTAGTGCATGGCTTCGCCATCACCATGCTGATCGGCATCCTGGTGGGTACGCTGTCCTCGATCTTCGTGGCCAGCCCGATCCTTCTGTGGCTTGGTGTTTCCAAGCAGGACCTGATGCCCCGTTCGAAAGAGGATCCGGCGCTGGAACGCAGGCCGTAA
- the tgt gene encoding tRNA guanosine(34) transglycosylase Tgt, which produces MSNLPFELLATDGAARRGRLRFGRGTVETPAFMPVGTYGSVKAMTPRDVLDTGAEIILGNTFHLFLRPGLDIVGKFGGLHKFIGWNKPILTDSGGFQVFSLAHKRKITEEGVTFASPVDGSKVFLSPEVSMEIQTVLDSDVAMIFDECTPYPATEKVASDSMELSLRWAERSRRAFNDLKNPNNLFGIVQGSTFENLRRRSVEQLVDIGFDGYAVGGLAVGEPEAERNHTLDFTLPLLPKDRPRYLMGVGRPEDIVEAVRRGIDMFDCVMPTRNARNGFLFTDEGTLRIRNAKFATDTRVIEEGCDCYACANGFSRAYLRHLDRCNEILGSQLATMHNLRHYQRLMSGLRGAIEAGTLDDFVAAFYAARRKAEVDGQ; this is translated from the coding sequence ATGAGTAACCTCCCTTTCGAACTCCTCGCCACCGATGGCGCGGCGCGGCGCGGGCGCCTGCGCTTCGGCCGTGGCACCGTGGAAACCCCGGCCTTCATGCCGGTGGGCACCTATGGCTCGGTCAAGGCCATGACCCCGCGCGATGTCCTGGACACCGGCGCCGAGATCATCCTTGGCAACACTTTCCATCTCTTCCTGCGTCCCGGCCTGGATATCGTCGGCAAGTTCGGCGGCCTGCATAAGTTCATTGGCTGGAACAAGCCGATCCTTACCGATTCCGGTGGCTTCCAGGTCTTTTCGCTGGCACATAAGCGCAAGATCACCGAAGAAGGCGTCACGTTTGCCTCGCCGGTGGATGGTTCGAAGGTGTTCCTGTCGCCCGAGGTCTCCATGGAGATCCAGACGGTGCTGGATTCGGACGTGGCCATGATCTTCGACGAGTGCACGCCGTATCCGGCCACGGAGAAGGTGGCCTCGGACTCGATGGAGCTCAGCCTGCGCTGGGCCGAGCGTTCGCGCCGGGCGTTCAACGACCTGAAGAACCCGAACAACCTGTTCGGCATCGTCCAGGGCAGCACGTTCGAGAACCTGCGTCGCCGTTCCGTCGAGCAGCTGGTCGATATCGGCTTCGATGGCTACGCCGTGGGTGGCCTGGCCGTCGGCGAGCCCGAGGCCGAGCGCAACCACACGCTGGACTTCACCCTCCCGCTGCTGCCGAAGGACCGCCCGCGCTACCTCATGGGCGTCGGCCGGCCGGAAGACATCGTGGAGGCCGTGCGCCGTGGCATCGACATGTTCGATTGCGTGATGCCGACACGTAACGCGCGCAATGGCTTCCTGTTCACCGACGAAGGCACCTTGCGGATCCGCAATGCGAAGTTCGCCACCGACACCCGGGTGATCGAGGAAGGCTGCGACTGCTACGCCTGCGCCAACGGCTTCAGCCGCGCGTATCTACGCCATCTCGACCGCTGCAATGAAATCCTCGGCAGTCAGCTGGCCACGATGCACAACCTGCGTCACTATCAGCGGCTGATGAGCGGCCTCCGTGGCGCCATCGAGGCCGGCACCCTCGACGATTTCGTGGCAGCGTTCTATGCCGCACGCCGCAAGGCGGAAGTCGACGGGCAGTAA
- the yajC gene encoding preprotein translocase subunit YajC: MSPVTYAAIAQAAPAAAPQGAFGLSPLIMMAVLFGIFYFMMIRPQMKRQKEHRALLSALAKGDEVVMNGGLAGRIEEVGDAFVKVEIAPGVVVQMQKGAVTQVLPKGSLKKN, translated from the coding sequence ATGAGCCCTGTGACTTACGCCGCCATTGCCCAGGCCGCCCCGGCTGCCGCCCCGCAGGGCGCGTTTGGCCTTTCCCCGCTGATCATGATGGCCGTGCTGTTCGGCATCTTCTATTTCATGATGATCCGCCCGCAGATGAAGCGTCAGAAGGAGCACCGCGCCCTCCTGTCCGCCCTGGCCAAGGGCGACGAGGTGGTGATGAACGGTGGTCTCGCCGGCCGCATCGAGGAAGTGGGCGACGCCTTCGTCAAGGTGGAAATCGCACCGGGCGTGGTCGTCCAGATGCAGAAGGGTGCCGTCACCCAGGTGCTGCCGAAGGGCAGCCTCAAGAAGAACTGA
- the murD gene encoding UDP-N-acetylmuramoyl-L-alanine--D-glutamate ligase, with amino-acid sequence MLWADLAGKRVAVWGFGREGRAALDALALRLPGQGVDVYLGADEAESARAAYPHAVVHAVAPDAVALSSYDIVIKSPGISAYKPELLGAQAAGTRFTSGTALWFGGHAGTRSVAVTGTKGKSTTSALIAHLARSLGVRTALAGNIGLPLLELDDGEADLWVIELSSFQTSEALGVDLGVVTSLYEEHLDWHGSRERYVDDKLKLLAASARVLVNAMQPALLARAADHPGLNTFDDAAGWHVADGWIRRGPVDVLAVDRVSAPGLHNAINACAALAALELMGLDALAAAPALSTFVPLPHRLQPLGERGGLRWINDSISTTPLASLAALESVHDAHVALIVGGHDRGLDWTVFVEAMRVQAPDAILCQGRNGPRIADALEAAGVANVFRATDLAAAVGVARNALQGQGTVVLSPGAPSFDQFKDYAERGKRFAELAGFEPRAATIQGLGIL; translated from the coding sequence ATGCTCTGGGCTGATCTTGCCGGCAAGCGCGTCGCGGTCTGGGGTTTTGGCCGCGAAGGCCGCGCTGCGCTCGATGCGCTGGCGCTGAGGCTGCCGGGGCAGGGCGTCGATGTGTACCTCGGCGCGGACGAGGCGGAGTCAGCGCGCGCGGCGTATCCGCATGCCGTCGTCCATGCCGTCGCCCCCGATGCCGTCGCCTTGTCGTCCTACGACATCGTCATCAAGTCGCCTGGTATTTCGGCCTACAAGCCTGAACTGCTCGGCGCGCAGGCCGCAGGTACGCGCTTCACCTCGGGCACGGCATTGTGGTTCGGTGGCCATGCCGGTACGCGTTCGGTCGCCGTGACCGGCACCAAGGGCAAGAGCACGACGTCGGCGCTGATCGCGCACCTCGCCCGTTCGCTGGGCGTGCGCACCGCGCTGGCCGGCAATATCGGCTTGCCGTTGCTTGAACTCGACGACGGTGAAGCGGATCTGTGGGTGATCGAGCTGTCGAGCTTCCAGACCAGCGAGGCGCTCGGCGTCGACCTCGGTGTCGTCACCAGCCTGTATGAAGAACACCTCGACTGGCATGGCTCGCGCGAGCGCTATGTCGACGACAAGCTGAAACTGCTCGCCGCTTCCGCGCGCGTGTTGGTCAACGCGATGCAGCCGGCGCTGCTGGCGCGCGCGGCCGACCATCCGGGCCTGAATACGTTTGATGACGCGGCGGGCTGGCACGTGGCCGATGGCTGGATTCGTCGTGGCCCGGTCGATGTACTGGCCGTGGATCGTGTCAGCGCGCCGGGGCTGCATAACGCGATCAACGCGTGCGCCGCGCTGGCGGCGCTGGAATTGATGGGGCTTGATGCGCTGGCTGCCGCGCCGGCGCTGTCCACGTTCGTGCCGCTGCCGCATCGCCTGCAGCCGCTGGGCGAGCGGGGAGGCCTGCGCTGGATCAACGACTCCATCAGCACCACGCCGCTGGCGAGCCTCGCCGCGCTGGAGAGCGTGCATGACGCGCATGTCGCGCTGATCGTCGGCGGCCATGACCGCGGGCTGGACTGGACGGTGTTCGTCGAGGCCATGCGCGTGCAGGCGCCCGACGCCATCCTCTGCCAGGGCAGGAATGGCCCGCGCATCGCCGATGCACTGGAAGCCGCAGGCGTCGCCAACGTATTCCGCGCCACCGACCTTGCCGCCGCGGTGGGCGTCGCGCGGAATGCGCTGCAGGGCCAGGGCACCGTGGTGCTCTCACCCGGCGCACCCAGCTTCGATCAGTTCAAGGATTACGCAGAACGCGGCAAGCGCTTCGCCGAACTCGCAGGCTTCGAACCCCGAGCCGCCACCATCCAGGGCCTAGGCATTTTGTAG